The Streptomyces achromogenes DNA segment TCCACGGTGAGCAGCTCCGGCGTCACCTGGGGGGTGTCCATCCCGATCAGCAGGGCGGGGCCGTCGCATCCGGCGAAGGCCGCGGCGAGCCGCTCGTCCAGACCTCCCGCGCACTGCGGCACGACGTCGAAGCCGGGCGGCAGCCACGGGCCGCTCTCCCCGTCCAGCACGAGCACCCGGCGCCGAGCGGGTGTCGCGGCGACCGCGCGCAGGGTGTCCTCGAGGGCCGCCTCGGCGAGCGAGGCGGCCTCGGCGGGCGTGAACGGCGGGGTCAGGCGGGTCTTCACCCGGCCCGGCCGCGGTTCCTTGGCGACGACGAGCAACGTGATCATCGGCGGACGCCTTCCTCGGCGGGCACGGGAGCCGGAGCGGGAGCCGGGCTCGCCCCGGGCGGCGGCGCCGGTGTCGGGGGTTCGGCCAGGACGCGGCTCATGTCGCGCACCGCCTGCCAGGTGCCGCGCCAGGTGCCCGTCACCTTGGACGCGCCGGACCGCGGCAGATACGGGACGTCGTGCTCGGCCACACGCCAGCCGGCGTCGGCGGCCCGCACGACCATCTCCAGCGGATATCCGCTGCGCCGGTCGGTCAGGCCGAGTCCGAGCAGCGCCTC contains these protein-coding regions:
- a CDS encoding TIGR04282 family arsenosugar biosynthesis glycosyltransferase codes for the protein MITLLVVAKEPRPGRVKTRLTPPFTPAEAASLAEAALEDTLRAVAATPARRRVLVLDGESGPWLPPGFDVVPQCAGGLDERLAAAFAGCDGPALLIGMDTPQVTPELLTVDFDGYDACFGPAEDGGFWALGLARPDPDLLRGVPMSTSVTGAVQRARLVAAGLRVRDLPRLRDVDTSADAEAVAAGAAHGRFAAALTRLRAVGSR